In Macrotis lagotis isolate mMagLag1 chromosome 8, bilby.v1.9.chrom.fasta, whole genome shotgun sequence, a single genomic region encodes these proteins:
- the CCL19 gene encoding C-C motif chemokine 19 has product MRSLLLLSLLLFCTIDPAWSGTNDAEDCCLSVTKLIIPRHIVCAYRRLSPENGCRLPAVVFTTQKGHQLCAPPDRLWVKRLIKRLDKNNSQFNNCS; this is encoded by the exons ATGAGGTCCCTCCTGCTCCTCAGTCTGCTTCTTTTCTGCACCATTGACCCAG CTTGGAGCGGTACCAACGACGCAGAGGACTGCTGCCTGTCCGTTACCAAGCTCATCATCCCCCGCCACATCGTGTGCGCCTATCGCCGGCTCAGTCCAGAGAACGGCTGCCGACTGCCCGCCGTTGT GTTTACAACACAGAAAGGTCACCAGCTCTGTGCCCCCCCTGACCGTCTCTGGGTGAAACGGCTCATCAAGAGACTGGATAAAAATAATTCCCAG TTCAACAACTGCAGTTAA